CCTTCCAGCAGGTGCCAGTCAATGTCCTGGTTCTCAGGTTTGGTCAGAGCAGGATATTTGTTGAACAGATTGGCCACGAAGGCCAGATTAAGTTTGGGATTCCCGCTGACGACGTCAGCCGGGGTGACGAACTGCCGACAGCCGAGCCGGTCGGCCTGCTGCAGCATCGCTTCTGCCCGCTTCATGTCGTCTCGCTCCTGAAAAGCGAACACGCGTCCTCGTCAGCGGCGACGCGCGACGAAGACGCTCAGCTGCACTTACGCTGAAGCCCGACATGTTGACGTCGATGGCCGGCTGGCCTTCCTCGGTCCCCTTTGGAGCGATCTGGTTGAGGAGGTGGAAATAGGCCCGGGAGTCCTGGAGAATCACACAGAAACAACACGATTGTTGTTTCGCTACACGTTGTACACCCTTGCTGTCGTCGCcagtcaaactcaaggcccgcggAACTGAACGAGTCCTGCGCATGGTCTTATGTGGCCCCAAAATAAagttcatgtttcttgctaaatggttTTGGCAGTAAATCTACACCCAAACTGTAATATTCCTTTACAAGCATTTTTATTCCCACCGAATCACCTTCTTAACACAAATTGAACAATAGTATTAAAATTGGTTGTCACTATTTTCAACTTCAATTGTTGTTCAATATATGTATTTCTGTTGTACATACATAATAATATCATAAGGTCGTGATGCATTTCAAACATTTCTCCAGTCTGCCCACGATGAAATTGACTTGGACGCCGTCCTGATTTGTAGTCAGTTGAccaagaaacatgtttttggaacgtggaagTGCccgcaaaacaaaaccaaaaccaaaaacgtCAGCATGTGGAGAACAagccaactccacacagatgtTCCAAAGctgatttgaacccagatcTTCGGACCGTGGGGCAGACACGCTCACCACTAATTAACAGGTCAATTGGACGCATTTGCACTTCCAACATGCTTCAACGGCACATACAACAAAATTCTTAAAAACCACACTCAACTTGAATTTTGTTGCTGTCCAATGGGAAAGCGAGTAATAAGAGTGCTTGGCTCCCTCCTCCATTTCAAAAACacgaagactctaaactgtccgCAGGTCTGAATGAgaatgtgaacggttgtttgtttatgtgcgcttgcgaccagttcagggcgcaACCCCGCTGCTTgcccaaactcagctgggacgggctccagctcaccggcGACCCCCAACGCTAGCGAAAATGGATTTGATACTGATTcagatttaaaaagtaaataaagacAGCAATGTGTGAAACATGAAATCAGCGGTGCTCTCTGCAATGCACACCAACTAAAGTATCGTTCTACTCATTTTCCTAAAGCCTTTGAGAGTCAGAGGACAGCCTGCTTAATGTACAGCGCAGGCACCGAGGACCGTGATGACACTTGGCGATGCCGTTTTGCTTACATATTCACTTGGCCGTCTGCCAAAGACCACCAGAAGGTTTCACAAGCAATTGAGTCCTATTTGAGGAGCCGTGGGGCGGATATTGCAGGTTTGTGTGCGCAAACATTGTTTGACCCGGTGTGCCGACAGAGAGACATCTGTGCAAGTGACCTTTCGCGCTCACGCCTACTACCTTGATGTCGGAGCTGAAGTTGTTGATCTTCTGCCAGCCGGCGTTCTCCAAATGAAAGTTAGCCCAGCGTAGAAGCAGTTCTTCGGGAGACAACTTCATCAAGTCCTCCAGGGTCTCGCCTTCTCTCAGCAGCGCTGCCAAAGCTGTCAAACGGTGCCGACGGTCGGGTCAGCAAAAGCGGAAGAGACTCGGACAGACCCGTCGGTGACCACCGTTACCTTCGTTTCTGCTGAGCTCGATGTCAGCGAACAAACCGATCTTGATGATCTGCCACAGCAGGCCCAGCACCAGGTGGGGCTTCCCCGCCTTCAAGTCCAAAGCGCCAATGTTGACCACGTGGCAGCCAATGGCCGAGGCGGAGTTCAGCGCCAAGTTAAGATTCTCCTGTAAGGGTCAACGATAAGACTTGAGACACAAGTGTCTATAACTACACTTtcatgtttctttctcaaatctGTACAGAAAATTGCCAATTGCCTTAACTTCTATTAACATCCTTCAGGTATGGCAAGTATTTCTTTCGCTACCaatctcctttttttgttgctttaaaTCAACTGAACCAGAGTAACAAACGATTTTCTTTCGACTCCTGCTTTCAAAacgatccattttctatacaaatGACCCTGCaacccagctgactgtgggcaaaAGGTGCTCGTCAACAACATCAATTTGTGGCGTATACATCACAATACGTGAGGCGAGAATCCATTGgaatggtttcacagtcatcacGGCCTTCTGAGGGAGCCGCggctacgatgtggcccgtgagtTTGACGGGCCAGTAGGGAAGAAGGAAGAATTTAACGGACCTGCACGGTGAAGGGTGTGAGCTTCTTCTTGTTTATTGTCCTCTCGTCAATGGTGTCTGGCACCGACTGGTTGATCATTTTGCTGTACGTCATAGAAAATATTGAAACATGAAATCACTGTTTTCAGTCGTCAGTACGGATGAGAAAGAGAAATGTGATATGCATCGTAATGTGCTTCAATGAGGTTTCTTGGCTGGTCGTTAGCTTGTGATTATTAACTCGTCAAGTGTTTGGCAGCTGTCAAAAGGTTATAACCAGGCTTGCTGAGACAATACTCGCGTGAGAATTAATGATGGAATTCATAAACAATGTGAATTGACATTTACGATGTAGCCACACGGTTTCATTATTGCCATGAAGTGAAAAGAGGAAGTCTCACCAGAGTAAAATGCCGTCGGCCACAGATGTGAACAGAGAGTCTGTGGTGGGATCCATGGGCAGGACATGCTGGCAGTCGGGGTCTCTTTCCAGAGCACTGTTGATCCACTTCGCGAAAGCGAATCGCTCCTCCTCTGTCGGCGTGCAGACGACAAGTAAGAGGCGTCAATTGCAAGCAAATCCCCAGCGGTATTTACTGTGCTACAACAAGATTAGGTTTCATTTTCCTCCGACAGATGATGGCAAACATTAACGTCCACAACAGTAATGACATGCAGAGAGGAAACCATTAACTAGGAAGATGAAAAAAGTGTCCTTCTGACCAGAGAAGGAGTGTTGTGTCCCTTCGCTTGAAAGCTCCGACGTGCCTCCGATGGCGAGGATGCCTTCTTTTCTGTTGATGGCTTTGCGGAAGGTTTTGGCTATTTCGCTGCCCTTCAGCTCGTTCACAATCTGACACAGGAACAAAGAGAGTAGAATTGACTAGTCAGGAAGTTCAAAATCAAAAATATGGGACATTTGACACGTATACCTTCCGAACAATGAAGAGCCCAGCTTATTGCTCTTAACGGCCGTTTGTTGGGCCTGCTTTTCTGTTTTGGTCTAACAGGAACAATGAAATAAGTTTGGACTCTACTTCCTTAGCCTGGAAGTAAATCAGTCCACTGATTGAATCAAAGAGCTGCTAGAACACAATTACTTTCAATCGCTTTCCATGCAATTTGTCTACCCATACTTACTATAAAACCGAGCCGTTGTATAATTGTaatctttgttttctttatcaAGTCAGAGCGACCAAGGTCAGTCTGCAGATGCAGCAGCAGAGCTGGAATGTCTAATCATTGGCATGACAACGTTACGAGGCACCATACGAACAAGTTTATGaacaatacacattttgttctGGCGGAATAAAAGCCCAAAGAAGCCTATGTTGCAGATTCTGCACTGTGTATTTTCTGTGGAGGGTGGTTATTTTTATTGCAAACTGTGACTTCATGacacatgtcagaaaataaacTGTCAGCACAAAATGTCATTAGCTTCATCAGGCAACAGACTCTATAGAGAGCGACACAAGCCCACCGCTGACTTAACCTTTCCAAACACTCACTGGGTCAGCAAAGTCATTCAAACAACCCATGTTAAGTTACAGTGTGAATCACCAAAACAGCTCATGTGAGCAGCATCCGAGAAAGCCCATTCAACAAGACGGACCCGATCTCCGGGATGTCATGTGACACTTTGTGGtaaatcattttcagaccaacCGAGTGAAATTGGATCGTTTCCCGGGCACACTAAAGGCAGTTAATACTTTCCGCGTGTCAACTGGGTGCGCGGTGGTCCGTGTGACGTAAATATCGCCATCCCACGCGGAGCGACTGTGAAGCGCGCCGTCCGCGCGTGCGCCACAGCAACCAACGACGACGCCGCTTCGCCTTGCGCTTGTGTGAAGTGATCCGCAGGTATCCCCATCTTTATATTTCACATGTAAAGGAATATATTCATGCATGGAACGCGTACAGACGTGAAAACCTAAATGCGGTAACAATGGAACCGCATGCAGTCTTGCAGATGCGCGATGAATTGGCCTTAATGTGTTTGCAAACTGTTATGGCTTTGTCACAGACGCACAGGAAAAGCAAATCCCGTGGATCACCAATCTGTACCAAAAACCTCAAATTGTcatgttattaataataatgttgagatattgccagcattttgtgttaccaaacattagccttgacttctgatttcaaaacgaaTTATCCATCAATtagtttgtgtatatgtaattagTATGATGAGatgattcaatatttattatatgggttcacagtcataacggccctctgaagAAAACCTTAACTACAAAAAGGAGTCCGACACCCGGGTAACCGCAGCAACTCGGCCATAATAAGCACTGTACTGAAGATGATGTTTCAGCATGCGGGAGGGTACAAGCATTTCCAATGGGTCGCTATCGTATCAGAGCCTTCTGCAAGAGCGCACTCCTCTCAAACACAATAACGGCAACTTAGCAGGGGCCTACAGGTGCCGGATGCCGCCCCTCCCGAAAGCCATGAATCCATTTCAAAGGTTTCGCCCTTACTTTCTCAAGGAAGGACATCTTTGTTAAACATGGCCATCCAATAGTTGCAGTGCTCCAAACAATTTACAAATTGACTTCAAGCCATGTCGCGGTGGAGCTGCAGCTCCTGCTGCGGTTCTGCCACGCCACTGAAATTAAATactggaggggggaaaaaaacaaacaaaacaaaacaaaacaaaaaaaaataccactttGCTGACCTCACTTCCTTCTTTCATTTCCCCGAGTTATTACAGCGCCACTCATGAGGGTGAGGGGTTTTCCGGCATATGCTTGAACAAAGGGCACTTGTCCAGCTTGGTGGTACAAGCCGCTCTTGAGCGCAACTTGACTTACCGCGATGTACTCGTCGAAGCTGATCTTGTTGTCGTGGTTGCGATCGAGTTGGTGGATGATCTCTCGCACCTTGTAACCTGGCTGCGGATGGCCGGTCTCTTTAAGGAGGTCAGTGAGTTCATAATCACTGATGAAGCCATCGTGGTCCAGATCTAGAGGAACACAAGAGCGgttttcaacacaaaatgtAGCGCAATCAGGACTTTGTACTTGTATTCATTTACTCACCAATCTTCCCAAAAGTCTCTCTCATTTCCTCCAGTTCCTCTTTTGATATCTTTCCAGACATGTTTCTGTGATTGACCTGAGGATGGTCAGTCAGCAAAAGTCGGGACTGCAGGAAATACGAGAATACGAGAATAATAAAATCATTACCCGAGTCAGTCAACATCACAAAGTAGGTTTTTACAGCTGCAACTTCAGGCCGCTTAAGATACAACACAACCCTCAACTTTGGGAGGAGACAAAAATCACCGAAGATTGTTGACAGGCTCTTAAAAAGCACTCTCCCGTTTCACCTTTCTTCCAAGTTTGGCAGAGAGACGCAAGCAAACTGAAAAATGAATATTGTGGGCCCTTTTGTCAGAATACAGAAGCCCTGCGGATAAACAGTGTGAAAGGAAAATCTCCAATAACACGACTCAAGTCAGCCAAATTCTCTGAAGCGCTTTATTTTGCTTTCCCTAACAGCGTGTTCCCAAACTCCTCTGAGACGGCCACCATCTCCCAAAATCACAGAAAATAAGGAATTCCTCTTAGTAGCTCCTTCCCGACTGCACAAGCCAAGGAATGCACAGGGGCCTTGCGCAGATTGGGCTTCGCTGCGAGAGGAGAGGCGGGTGCGCTGCCTCTCCGAGGCCAAACCGGTGCGGTGGCATTCCTTGTGGACAGCACGTTTTCACAAAACAAAGATGACGCTGAAACTGCAGCGACAATTGCAGATTTTCCAGACAGAAAAGGCTTCTTGTTTCCCGATTTGAAATCCAGACCGATGACTTTTAGGACATCTTTGTCAGAAATACCAGGCTAAGCTATTTCTGGTTTCTTAGCACCGCAGAGTTGGAAACAAGACTTGAATGATGAGAAATGATGAAAAGATCATTCAAGCATATGGATTGCTGCTGACAGCAATTCAATGTAgaatatgtttgtttgctttgctgGGTGTCGGTTTCGCTTGGCCAAACAATGGCCTAAATAACAAAACTTCCTCTTCCACAAGACAATACCATTAACGATCTTAATGAAAGacgatgactgaacaacagccaTGTGGCCTCGGAGATTAGCCCAACAATCATCAAGATAGATCTGCTTCCATTAACAAGAAAGTAAACTGTAATAAAAGACACttgataaactttttttcttcccccccctgCAAAACGCTACTAAATCTGGGCGAGAATGATTAGGAAAACAACCGTGTCTCTATAAATAACCTTTGCAGAAGGATGTGAAATGCGTCTGCGGCCACAATAGGGTCGGTCCGCCCGACACACATGACCTCATTTGCCGGCCCGCGTCACGCACCCTCGACAGAGGGCCGAGTGGAAACAGAAGGGTTAAGTACACAGAGCGCACAGAGCGGGGCCGCAGATGGCGGCGGACAAATGTGAGACGCGACgctggctggggggggggggggggggccagaGAAGAAAGGAGCGTTTGGGATCGCCTTACGAAACCGCAGCCTTAAACTCCAAAGGCAGTTGTCGTTTCGGGACAGCTGGACTCAGGTTGGGGGAGCGTTTGCTTTCACTGACGACAACAGCGCTCCGACGCCCCTGGGCCAGCGTGGCAATGTGTCGTCGGGCCGCCGCCTACCCGCAGACGCTGGCCATTACAAATGTCAGGAATACGATGAAATCAACACATTCTTGATTGATTGAACAACACCGAAGTAATCATTTCTTAAAGGCTTGAATAATACAAATTCAATATAGAGACCCTAAATATGGAATCATCATTGAAATGTATGGTTATATGTCGCGAATATATGGGGCCAGTTCAAGCAAAAAGGCTTCGGTCTGAAGACGGACCCTGATCAATATCACTGACAGCGCTCCAAAATGGTGctggaaacacatttaaacggAAAGCACGGAttcaaaatgaccaaaacattAAGCTGCTTCTGCTATTCTTACTAGGTGAAGTCAAACAATCATTTGTGGCAATTGCATTTGTGATCCATGGCTTTTGTTTTCTCCATGATTAGGTCACTGGCACGATACCACACCGCGCCCAAAAGGTACTGCGCGCCTTTTTGCTAGACTTGTAAATCTTAAAAAGAGCGTTACCAACACTAATTATACAACAGTACAATGATTTCTATTTCAAGCGCTTTTCATCAGCAGAAAGCTCCTTGTTTCTCCCCACTATGCATAAAAGCTGTGAAGTAATAAGCGTGGAACGGCCTCCTTCAGGAATGTGTCTTAAATTGGGCTCATCTGGGAAACCAACCATGTCTGAGATTAACCAGACACACAAAAGCTACAAAAGATTCCAATAGTAGCCAGTGTGTGTGGTACTTAAGCTGTACCGCTATTTTCTGACAGTGATGATCTGGAACTGGaaacaataaatgtgtttaGCTTCTTAGTCATCATTCAAGCCATGTGATGCCATTTAAAGACTCGTTCCCAGATGATTTCATTTAGAGGAGTAAATGCGCCGACACACCCGGCGGGGCCCTGCCTGTGCTTCATCCACAAGGTTACGTAGGAACTGCGAGGCACACAAATAGACTGGCACCCTTCCCATTGGTGGTCAagttcgcacacacacacacgcacgcacacacgcaacaGTCTGTAAGAACAGACAGATTTTTTAACTCTTGTGCCAACTGTCTGCAGATGTGAGGCGAACTGACTCACAAGCTTAAAAACGTGCAGTATGCGGCATCACTTCCTTTTCATGGTGCGTGGACAATCACTGACAGGTAAGCAAGAAGTCGCCACAACAGAAAGAGATGTGACGTCACCTCCGGCCGCGAGCAGGGCGAGGTTTGCCGCTCGATGAAAGCAGATCAACGTATTCAAACGAGCGGCTCACCTTTTGGGACTGGAACAACTTGCTTTGTGAAGGAAGGTCACTACTTAGCAGTCAATGAAAGGATGTAGGTGCGGTGAAGCAACGCGAGCGCCGAGGAATGTTACAGGACGGGTTGGCAGCTTTGGAATCGGGCCGCCTTTTCGACGACAGATAAACCGACACGCCTAACAGATGATCATTGAAATACTATGTTTCAGCCTGTGCAATACTTTGGTTTATTCTGTGCCCTTTGATAGACAACAGCGTTATTGTCTCTCTTTTCACGACCTCCCAGCAGAGGACGCAAACATCGTTTGCCCATTTTCCCTACCGCTTGTCCCGTCGGGGGCCGGACAGGAACCGAAAAGGCAGCGTACACCCTCGACTTACCGGCAATCAATCGCCGGGCCATCTACAAATTGGGCAATGAGTGGGAATGGAAATATTCATTTGAAACGTTGCCTCGCTTGGGTTATATTGGGAAGACGGAGATGTTGTAGCTTCGTGCAGGTACAAGAATGTCAAGAAAATATGACAAGTACAGAAAAGTGAAAAGAAGAGCGGCTGCTCTGCGCTCTGAAAGTAGTAGAAAGCGAAGGCACCTGTTTTATTGCCGACGGCACAGAAAGCGGGCCAACCTGTTCCGGAACACACGAGTCGCAGCGCCTTGCTGCCGCTTGACGGTCTGGCTTGTCTTGACCAAGGTCACGTCCCATCTGCATTTAAAAGCCACAGCTACCCACGTGCTTTTACGCGAGGGGAGCTTTATGTCAAGTAGTAAGACCACACATTCATGGGCAAACTTAACACCAATAAAGGCAAAACCAACGGttttatttccccaaaatggaagtgcaaaaaaaaaaacactttttccacTTATGACTAATCCTTTTGAGTCCCGACGCCAGTAATAAGGAGGCAAAACTGTGGCGCTCACTTCACACTAGACTGAAAGCGAGCCGAGCCGCCTCACCAGATGACGGGTGCACCTGGTCAATGACTTAACAAGTTGACATGGGGCTGCTGGTTTACAAGAAAGCTACATTTCACTTTCTGTCACATTTACAAACAACGCGGAGCAATGTCCATTGGAGCATCTAATATGAAATAAACGTGTAGAAAAGGGAGTGGCACATCCTCAGTGAATCATTTACTGGGACAGAGCCAGCATCATGGAACATTTGTCCAAAAAAGACCTAACAAGACACGTCTGTCATCTGAGGAACTCCAGTCAGGTGAATGACTTAAATGCGGCAAAGCTCCTCCTATTGCGCATGGGTGTTAACGAGACAAAAGTGAACTGGCGTGCATATAATAAGTGACGACTAAGTGACTTTTAAGGCACTCCGCAATGCGATCTGGTATTATCCCATTGAAAGACTTTTAAGTCCACTTGAAGGCAAACGGCGCTGCCTACACGAGCGGAGGGATGAGGAGGttgaaatggaaaagaaaacaagccAGCTAAAGCTAGGCTGCTAGCCGACAAGAGAGAGTCGCTTAAGTTGGACACACGGCGAAGGATCGCGGATGACGAGGGGAGGTGGACACACAAAAGGCGTGAATCGGCTTGAACGAACGAACGCACCTCTGCCTCGCTCGCTCGAACAACAACAAGTTGCTACTCACTGTCGGTGCGCCTGAAAATGCAGACGGCGTCCAGCTCGCGGTGGTGCCTCGTCCACGTCGAGCGCTGCAAACaagtctgctgctgctgctgctgcttgagaCGGCGGCGACGACGGCGGCGGACTTGTTGTCCCGCCCTGCTGTGGCGTCACCGCCTGccgtcctgctgctgctgctgctgctgttgctgagTGCGAGATGCTGTGGCGGCGAGACGCTTTTTAGCAACTCGCTCGTTTTCGCTGCCGTAAAGGCCGACATACTCGTAACGCTCGGCGGCTCCTCTATAATCAATAAAACGCAGTGTGCGTGCCGGTTGAAGTATCGCCGCTTATGGCTAAGCTAGCGGGGCTAACCGTTCCGTGTCGATTCCCACTTACCTTCGTCGCGTGGCGAACTCAAGTGTTAACTCTTAAGCCTGAGCTCAAAGGCGCCTTTCAAATACTCTTTATGGCTTCAATGTCTTTATATTCTTGAGCTCTTTCAAGTGCGTGACGTCACAACGTACGCTTGTCTCCTTCATGTGCGTGACGTCACCAGCGTGCGCTCGTATTTTGGTTGTCCTATTCGGAACtcgcctgcgattggctggcgaccagttcagggtgtaccatagatcattatttcgGAGTTAACCACAGGACCaaatgttctttacacaaataataaactgacagCAAAACATGGTGAAATGTAAATGCATAATAAACTTtctatacattttgtaattcaattatgtaATGATATGGTTGTTTATTATTTAGCTAATGTTTCTATTGGGACCCCTTGCTGCGATACCTTAGCCCACCATACACACACTGAAGAAAACACTGGAATGGACGTTAGATTTGCTTTCAAATATAttgaattatttatatatatatatatatttttaaaaggataCAGCAATAGCAAGGACAAAAAAGAATGAAGGGAACAAACAGATTGAATTGAACAAATAGAGgaggggggaaatgaaatgaaactatTGCAATCGTTTTGGCTTTGATTCCCAGCATGCTGGGTTTCTTTTATGTTAAGGATAAGATTTTGAACGATTTCTGAAGTGGCCCTCCTTATGCAATATCGTCTATGATGTACTTGTATAACATCTGCCAAGCAGTGATTCCCATTGGCGGTGCCCCGGCACACTTGTTTATCAGGGGTGCTGCGTGAAATGATCCCGTTGTACTTGATTTGTccgaaaatgtatttattcattacaaatatGTCTTGAGTTTATCTATGATTATCATCAAAGTCGTGGCgggcaggaaaaaaagaatcaatgtTCTTCCATGAGATGCAATCAAGCTGTGTGCCCACATTTTGTCACCCCTACAAAAGAAGTCTATCAGC
The DNA window shown above is from Phyllopteryx taeniolatus isolate TA_2022b chromosome 17, UOR_Ptae_1.2, whole genome shotgun sequence and carries:
- the pls3 gene encoding plastin-3 isoform X1, with the translated sequence MSAFTAAKTSELLKSVSPPQHLALSNSSSSSSRTAGGDATAGRDNKSAAVVAAVSSSSSSSRLVCSARRGRGTTASWTPSAFSGAPTSRLLLTDHPQVNHRNMSGKISKEELEEMRETFGKIDLDHDGFISDYELTDLLKETGHPQPGYKVREIIHQLDRNHDNKISFDEYIAIVNELKGSEIAKTFRKAINRKEGILAIGGTSELSSEGTQHSFSEEERFAFAKWINSALERDPDCQHVLPMDPTTDSLFTSVADGILLCKMINQSVPDTIDERTINKKKLTPFTVQENLNLALNSASAIGCHVVNIGALDLKAGKPHLVLGLLWQIIKIGLFADIELSRNEALAALLREGETLEDLMKLSPEELLLRWANFHLENAGWQKINNFSSDIKDSRAYFHLLNQIAPKGTEEGQPAIDVNMSGFSERDDMKRAEAMLQQADRLGCRQFVTPADVVSGNPKLNLAFVANLFNKYPALTKPENQDIDWHLLEGETREERTFRNWMNSLGVNPTVNHLYVDLQDAIIILQLYEKIKVEVDWNNKVNKPPYPKLGTNMKKLENCNYAVDLGKSAKFSLVGIGGQDLNDGNATLTLAVVWQLMRRYTLNVLEELGDGQKVNDDVIVRWVNKTLAEAGKNTKISSFKDKEISNSLAVLELIDAIQPDSINYDLVKTGHLSEDDKLENAKYAISMARKIGARVYALPEDLVEVKPKMVMTVFACLMGRGMKRV
- the pls3 gene encoding plastin-3 isoform X2; translated protein: MSGKISKEELEEMRETFGKIDLDHDGFISDYELTDLLKETGHPQPGYKVREIIHQLDRNHDNKISFDEYIAIVNELKGSEIAKTFRKAINRKEGILAIGGTSELSSEGTQHSFSEEERFAFAKWINSALERDPDCQHVLPMDPTTDSLFTSVADGILLCKMINQSVPDTIDERTINKKKLTPFTVQENLNLALNSASAIGCHVVNIGALDLKAGKPHLVLGLLWQIIKIGLFADIELSRNEALAALLREGETLEDLMKLSPEELLLRWANFHLENAGWQKINNFSSDIKDSRAYFHLLNQIAPKGTEEGQPAIDVNMSGFSERDDMKRAEAMLQQADRLGCRQFVTPADVVSGNPKLNLAFVANLFNKYPALTKPENQDIDWHLLEGETREERTFRNWMNSLGVNPTVNHLYVDLQDAIIILQLYEKIKVEVDWNNKVNKPPYPKLGTNMKKLENCNYAVDLGKSAKFSLVGIGGQDLNDGNATLTLAVVWQLMRRYTLNVLEELGDGQKVNDDVIVRWVNKTLAEAGKNTKISSFKDKEISNSLAVLELIDAIQPDSINYDLVKTGHLSEDDKLENAKYAISMARKIGARVYALPEDLVEVKPKMVMTVFACLMGRGMKRV